One Gottschalkia purinilytica DNA segment encodes these proteins:
- a CDS encoding ABC transporter permease, whose protein sequence is MLTYIKIAWKYIIKYSKRSFAMVLAITLSSFLIITIGSMNESSKVININTAKKIDGAQHVTYGGINLNQVEKVKSNRNVKRISNTVYYNGWNDKNQLLVNMIAADSNILYMEATKMKEGRFPTKSNEIAIEEWVLDRLELKHELGQTIEIPLKEGKKIKQFKLSGIIKDRMDEKSTGTLEAFVAFNKERLLGKENSINLLVEFKDGVKTRNEIKKLAKGLNIKEEKHLTLNKELLQAMGQLDNTDWELVKISSTLMLIGGMVIYSLYSISVLKRMQEYGIIRAIGSTSSQIAYIIILEIVIIYIIGILIGTILGVSAMYMLKGSTIDLFYTGKIKLDTIVIPSFAVRLSMITTLASILLAGIRAIVLSVRVSPIEAINKNTQDSKIFFNDKESFIDRLLSISKRISFKNIKRNKKTFVFTILAMCIGCTIFLTTTFRYSFFGRDLEYRMNTFFGTKYDFEVNVNGTSPMKIGYNEKQIKNLRELPEISEVIATQIIENNIKIDKKYINGEYGSNYLEYMEGYRYVPQIGGFSLEKDNDKQLVLRSNTFGLSDKGLNKLRKSLIKGKIDINKMNEENVAIIYIPESKKSKDPNDENMQPVFNIDVGDKISLSIPKESYDDLTDSFQILSNYEQYKSKYVDKEFTIIGIVDNIPIDNYMSLGNTPDAIISKNIFRKITDIDIYRYLEIDMKEGADYKTVRNKVYKLSDTIPGTYFQDNFEKNKEIMNSGNQRQILEYGVILVLILISGLSIFNNINYNLASRIREYGVLKAVGLTEKQFRRMISFEGLMYGGISAAVSCIVGFISQLTFYLYYAYCEDAVSIKGFFIEFKPYLIVILLNLFIGYIATLEPTRQVNKIEITEAIRSVE, encoded by the coding sequence ATGTTAACTTATATAAAAATAGCATGGAAATACATAATAAAATATTCCAAACGTTCTTTTGCAATGGTACTAGCTATTACTTTAAGCTCGTTTTTAATAATAACCATAGGTTCTATGAATGAAAGTTCTAAAGTTATTAATATAAATACCGCTAAAAAAATTGATGGGGCTCAACATGTTACATATGGTGGTATTAATCTAAATCAAGTAGAAAAGGTAAAGAGCAATAGGAATGTAAAAAGGATATCAAATACAGTTTACTATAATGGATGGAATGATAAGAATCAATTATTAGTTAATATGATTGCAGCAGATTCAAATATATTATACATGGAAGCCACCAAAATGAAAGAAGGAAGGTTTCCTACAAAATCTAATGAAATTGCAATTGAAGAATGGGTTTTGGACAGGCTTGAACTTAAACACGAATTAGGACAAACTATAGAAATACCTTTAAAAGAGGGAAAGAAAATAAAGCAGTTTAAACTATCAGGTATAATAAAGGATCGAATGGATGAAAAATCCACAGGGACACTTGAAGCCTTTGTAGCATTCAATAAAGAACGTTTATTAGGAAAAGAAAACAGTATAAATTTACTTGTTGAATTTAAGGATGGAGTAAAGACAAGAAACGAAATAAAAAAGCTTGCAAAAGGCTTGAACATAAAAGAAGAGAAGCATTTAACTCTTAATAAAGAATTACTTCAGGCCATGGGACAACTAGACAATACAGACTGGGAACTAGTCAAAATTTCTTCAACATTAATGTTAATAGGAGGAATGGTAATATATAGCTTATATAGCATATCTGTATTAAAAAGAATGCAGGAGTATGGAATAATAAGAGCAATAGGATCTACATCGAGTCAGATCGCTTATATAATAATATTAGAAATAGTAATTATTTATATAATAGGTATTTTGATAGGAACAATACTTGGTGTTTCTGCCATGTATATGCTTAAGGGTAGTACTATAGATTTATTCTACACAGGAAAAATTAAACTAGATACAATTGTCATACCATCATTTGCAGTTAGATTATCTATGATTACGACATTGGCATCTATATTACTAGCAGGTATAAGGGCTATAGTGTTGTCTGTCAGAGTTTCTCCTATTGAAGCAATAAATAAAAATACTCAAGATAGTAAAATATTTTTTAATGATAAAGAAAGTTTTATAGATAGATTACTTAGCATATCTAAAAGAATTTCATTTAAGAATATAAAAAGAAATAAAAAGACGTTTGTATTTACTATATTAGCTATGTGTATAGGATGTACTATATTTTTAACTACAACATTTAGATATAGTTTTTTTGGAAGAGATCTAGAATATCGTATGAATACATTCTTTGGAACAAAGTACGATTTCGAAGTAAATGTTAATGGTACGTCACCTATGAAGATAGGATATAATGAGAAACAAATTAAAAACTTAAGAGAACTACCTGAAATATCAGAAGTAATAGCTACTCAGATTATTGAAAATAATATTAAAATAGATAAAAAATATATAAATGGAGAATATGGAAGTAACTATTTAGAATATATGGAAGGCTATAGATATGTACCACAGATAGGAGGATTTTCTTTAGAGAAAGATAATGATAAACAGCTAGTTCTTAGAAGTAATACTTTTGGATTATCAGATAAAGGGTTAAATAAATTAAGAAAATCTTTAATAAAAGGAAAAATAGATATAAATAAAATGAATGAAGAAAATGTAGCTATAATATATATTCCAGAGAGTAAAAAATCAAAAGATCCTAATGATGAAAATATGCAGCCAGTGTTTAATATAGATGTAGGTGATAAAATAAGCTTATCTATTCCAAAAGAAAGTTATGATGATTTAACTGATAGCTTTCAAATATTATCTAATTATGAACAATATAAGTCTAAATATGTGGATAAAGAGTTTACAATTATAGGTATTGTAGACAACATTCCTATAGACAATTATATGAGTCTTGGTAATACTCCAGATGCAATTATATCTAAAAATATATTTAGAAAAATTACAGATATAGATATATATAGATATCTTGAAATAGATATGAAAGAAGGGGCTGACTATAAAACAGTGAGAAATAAAGTCTATAAGCTGTCGGATACTATACCTGGTACTTATTTTCAAGATAACTTTGAAAAAAATAAAGAAATTATGAACTCTGGAAATCAAAGACAAATCTTAGAGTATGGAGTTATATTAGTTTTAATATTAATAAGTGGATTAAGTATATTCAATAATATAAATTATAATCTTGCATCTAGAATAAGAGAATATGGAGTTTTAAAGGCAGTAGGTCTTACAGAAAAGCAATTTAGAAGAATGATAAGTTTTGAAGGACTAATGTATGGAGGTATATCAGCAGCTGTATCTTGTATAGTAGGGTTTATTTCTCAGCTTACATTTTATCTTTATTATGCATATTGTGAAGACGCAGTATCAATAAAAGGGTTTTTTATAGAATTTAAGCCTTATCTTATAGTTATACTTTTAAACTTATTTATTGGATATATAGCAACTTTAGAACCAACAAGACAAGTTAATAAAATAGAAATAACAGAAGCTATAAGGTCTGTAGAATAG
- a CDS encoding ABC transporter permease, with translation MSTYIKVGWKYIRKYTESSITMVIIIALSTFLIITIGSLTESSRMTNVNSAKKLVGIQHVRYNRLKIDQVNKIRKNKNVKVLANSSYYKEWNYKDKLSVSIFSADKNILYMDATKISEGRFPTNSNEIAMEMWVLEKLRLPNKLGQTINIPLEEGKEKKFKLVGIINDRSEIKSIGQLQAYIAFNKENLTNNKNHIYSFVQFKKGLDIKDETYKLAKEIGIKNKKNIILNRILLSTIGQLEAINWDLIKTSLILMIIGGMIVYSIYSISALRRIQEYGIMRAIGSTSKQIIYTILSEIGIIYIIGTLLGTIMGIFSIYLFKGITISLFTMGMNKLDTIVISTFAIKLSTIVSLVIGILTGIMVGLLTIKLSPMNIKKYKSQYAQKV, from the coding sequence TTGTCGACATATATTAAGGTAGGTTGGAAATACATACGAAAATATACTGAGAGCTCAATTACTATGGTTATAATCATTGCACTTAGTACGTTTTTAATAATAACTATAGGTTCTTTGACGGAGAGTTCGAGAATGACTAATGTTAATAGTGCGAAAAAGTTGGTTGGGATTCAACATGTTAGATATAATAGGCTTAAGATAGACCAAGTGAACAAAATAAGAAAAAATAAAAATGTAAAAGTATTAGCAAATTCATCTTACTATAAAGAATGGAATTATAAAGACAAACTATCAGTTAGTATATTTTCAGCAGATAAAAATATATTATATATGGATGCAACAAAAATATCAGAGGGAAGATTTCCTACCAATTCTAATGAGATAGCAATGGAAATGTGGGTTTTAGAGAAGCTAAGACTTCCCAATAAACTTGGACAAACTATAAATATACCATTAGAGGAAGGAAAAGAAAAAAAGTTCAAGTTGGTAGGAATAATTAATGATAGATCAGAAATAAAATCTATAGGACAGCTTCAAGCATACATAGCTTTTAATAAAGAAAATTTAACTAATAATAAAAATCATATATACTCATTTGTTCAATTTAAAAAAGGATTAGATATTAAAGATGAAACCTACAAATTAGCAAAAGAAATTGGAATAAAAAATAAAAAGAACATAATATTAAATAGGATATTACTTTCTACTATAGGTCAACTTGAAGCAATTAATTGGGATTTAATTAAAACATCATTAATATTAATGATTATAGGTGGAATGATAGTATATAGCATATATAGCATTTCAGCATTAAGAAGAATACAAGAATATGGAATAATGAGGGCAATAGGTTCTACTTCTAAGCAAATAATATATACAATATTATCAGAAATAGGTATCATATATATAATAGGTACACTATTAGGTACAATAATGGGGATTTTTTCTATATATCTATTTAAAGGAATTACCATTAGTTTGTTTACAATGGGAATGAATAAATTAGATACTATAGTTATTTCTACATTTGCTATTAAGTTATCTACAATAGTATCCTTAGTGATTGGGATACTAACAGGTATAATGGTAGGATTATTAACTATTAAGTTATCACCTATGAATATAAAAAAGTATAAATCTCAATATGCACAAAAAGTTTAA
- a CDS encoding polysaccharide deacetylase family protein, translating into MGNEHIPILMYHHVVKDPSKTNLITVTDKRFEEDMEYLKKNGYNTISFKELIDYKEGRAKLPGKPIIITFDDGYDNNYKYAYPILKKNNMKATIFVVGSRLGIIKYNNDPRYSYFSWEQAKEMFESGLVEIQPHTYDLHYYKESPNHGEGVLSKTKESKKSHYDRFTKDTDKIIKLIKEKVGSESYVYAYPYGKYNSTNEEVLKKLNFKVTLTTKSKYANISDGLYELKRINVPSNKKLKDLLF; encoded by the coding sequence ATGGGAAATGAACATATTCCCATACTTATGTATCATCATGTTGTAAAAGATCCTAGTAAAACTAATTTAATAACAGTAACTGATAAAAGATTTGAAGAAGACATGGAGTATTTGAAAAAGAATGGATATAATACTATATCTTTTAAAGAATTAATAGATTACAAAGAAGGAAGAGCTAAGCTACCAGGAAAACCTATAATTATAACATTTGATGATGGATATGATAATAATTACAAGTATGCCTATCCTATTTTGAAGAAAAACAACATGAAAGCTACTATATTCGTAGTAGGTTCTAGATTGGGGATAATCAAATATAATAATGATCCAAGATACTCTTATTTTTCTTGGGAACAAGCAAAAGAGATGTTTGAAAGTGGACTTGTAGAAATACAGCCTCATACATATGATCTTCATTATTACAAAGAAAGCCCTAATCATGGAGAAGGTGTATTGTCTAAGACTAAAGAAAGTAAAAAATCTCACTATGATAGGTTTACAAAGGATACAGATAAGATCATTAAACTCATTAAGGAAAAAGTGGGAAGTGAGTCTTATGTTTACGCTTATCCATATGGAAAATATAATTCTACAAATGAAGAGGTTCTGAAAAAACTGAACTTTAAAGTTACCCTTACTACTAAGAGTAAATATGCTAATATATCAGATGGATTATACGAACTTAAGAGAATAAATGTACCTTCAAATAAAAAACTTAAAGATCTATTATTTTAA
- a CDS encoding ABC transporter permease, which produces MLTYVKIAWKYITNYSRRTLSIILSIALSTFLIVTIGSLSESSKNANANYIRKSIGVQHVRYNDLNMKQLNKIKNNKNIKTLANTVYCGKGEFEDRLSVNILAADKNILYMDNTELIRGEYPIRSDEIAIEKWVLDRLNLPHELGQTISFSMEKNNRIQEFKLVGIIKDREKSKARCELEGYIAFNKENITNNENYIFGFVEFKEGLNINKEINNLAKEIGIKDKKDIKINKTLLEAIGKLNVIDWNLVKISLMLMIIGGMVVYSLYSMSVLKRVQEYGMMRAIGITSKQMILVILSETIIIYIIGMILGTMMGICSLNLFKGSTMGLFTEGNVKLNTVVISTFAIKLSMLISIISLILSSIRATFLTFKVSPIEAINKTTQDKNINFNMKESFIEKHISISSKVSYKNLKRNKKTLIFAISVMSIGCILFISRSFKDELFERDYDYQRSIDKSLSYEFRLNVDELIPMKYGYTKKQLEEMKSIQGIGDIVAKQVLYSKIKFNKEDINNINGISYLESQDKSARSMEGVDYKFLFKGDNDKELVVNNTILGLSDSDLKSLNKLIPELKIDVDKMKKEYSAIVIIPKANRKGELWDKKEKNLKPVFNKKVGDKIKITIPREYYDKSMDNYEILGKYEKYKSQYIDKEFEITEILNYDDISFYDKDHNYLGIYSNPYIIVSEDIFKEFSGIDTYRIVHIDMKQGADYNYVKKKVQNMSEIFKHTNVMDSTGKDKQIKRAVRQQSTLRNSIIVVLIIISGLSIFNNINQGLVTRIREHGIMKAVGFTDKQFRRMIRFEGLMYGGISALFSCTLAFIIQLGIFIYYVYYKDWLLLKKFFIQPEIYLIVIAINLAIGYIATLGPIRQVNKVGITEAISSVE; this is translated from the coding sequence TTGTTAACTTATGTGAAAATAGCTTGGAAGTATATAACGAACTATTCTAGAAGGACATTATCTATAATTTTAAGTATTGCTCTTAGTACATTTTTAATAGTGACTATAGGGTCATTATCGGAAAGCTCAAAAAATGCAAATGCTAATTACATTAGGAAGTCAATTGGTGTACAGCATGTTAGATATAATGATCTTAATATGAAGCAATTAAACAAAATAAAAAACAATAAAAATATTAAAACTTTAGCGAATACAGTTTATTGCGGCAAGGGAGAATTTGAAGATAGACTGTCTGTTAATATACTTGCAGCAGATAAAAATATATTATATATGGATAACACAGAACTAATAAGAGGAGAGTATCCTATAAGGTCAGATGAAATAGCAATTGAGAAGTGGGTTTTAGATAGATTAAATCTTCCTCATGAACTTGGACAAACTATATCATTTTCTATGGAAAAAAATAATAGAATACAGGAGTTTAAACTAGTAGGAATAATAAAAGATAGAGAAAAAAGTAAGGCTAGATGTGAGCTAGAAGGATATATAGCTTTTAATAAAGAGAACATAACTAATAATGAAAACTACATATTTGGATTTGTTGAATTTAAAGAAGGACTAAATATAAACAAAGAAATAAATAATCTAGCTAAAGAAATAGGAATAAAAGATAAAAAGGATATAAAAATAAATAAGACGTTACTTGAGGCTATAGGAAAACTTAACGTTATAGATTGGAATTTAGTTAAGATATCATTAATGTTAATGATCATAGGTGGAATGGTAGTATATAGTTTATATAGTATGTCAGTTTTAAAAAGAGTACAAGAATATGGAATGATGAGAGCAATAGGTATAACATCCAAACAGATGATACTTGTTATACTTTCAGAGACTATAATTATATATATTATAGGAATGATTCTAGGAACGATGATGGGAATATGTTCTCTAAATTTATTTAAAGGAAGTACTATGGGGCTATTTACAGAAGGAAATGTTAAGCTAAATACTGTAGTAATATCTACATTTGCAATTAAATTATCTATGTTAATATCTATCATTTCACTAATATTATCAAGTATAAGAGCTACTTTCTTAACATTTAAAGTATCTCCTATAGAAGCTATAAATAAAACTACTCAAGATAAAAACATAAACTTTAATATGAAGGAAAGCTTCATTGAAAAGCATATAAGTATATCTAGTAAAGTATCGTACAAAAATTTAAAGAGAAACAAAAAAACTTTAATATTTGCTATATCAGTTATGTCTATAGGATGTATATTATTTATATCAAGATCATTTAAAGATGAACTGTTTGAGAGGGATTACGATTATCAAAGAAGTATTGACAAGTCACTTAGCTATGAATTTAGACTAAATGTAGACGAGCTAATACCTATGAAATATGGATATACTAAAAAACAGTTAGAGGAGATGAAAAGTATACAAGGTATAGGAGATATAGTAGCTAAACAAGTCCTTTATTCTAAAATAAAGTTTAATAAAGAAGATATAAACAATATAAACGGAATATCATACTTAGAATCTCAAGATAAGAGTGCTCGTTCTATGGAAGGAGTGGATTATAAGTTTTTATTCAAAGGAGATAATGATAAAGAACTAGTAGTTAACAATACAATCTTAGGGTTATCTGATAGTGACTTGAAATCTCTAAATAAGTTAATTCCTGAACTAAAAATTGATGTAGATAAAATGAAAAAAGAATATTCAGCTATAGTTATCATTCCAAAAGCAAATAGAAAGGGTGAATTGTGGGATAAAAAAGAGAAAAATCTTAAACCTGTATTTAATAAGAAAGTTGGAGATAAGATAAAAATAACTATTCCTAGGGAATATTATGATAAGTCAATGGATAACTATGAGATTTTAGGAAAATATGAAAAGTATAAGTCTCAATATATAGATAAGGAATTTGAAATTACAGAGATATTAAACTATGATGATATTTCATTTTATGATAAAGATCACAACTATTTAGGAATTTATTCCAATCCTTATATAATAGTATCAGAAGACATATTTAAAGAGTTTTCAGGGATAGATACATATAGAATAGTTCATATAGATATGAAACAAGGTGCTGACTACAATTATGTCAAAAAAAAGGTTCAAAACATGTCAGAAATTTTTAAACATACTAATGTTATGGATTCTACTGGTAAAGATAAACAAATTAAAAGAGCAGTAAGACAACAAAGTACTTTACGAAACTCTATTATTGTCGTTTTAATAATAATAAGTGGACTAAGTATATTTAATAACATAAATCAAGGTCTAGTAACAAGAATAAGAGAGCATGGGATTATGAAGGCGGTAGGTTTTACTGATAAACAGTTTAGAAGAATGATAAGATTTGAGGGATTAATGTATGGAGGTATATCAGCTTTATTTTCTTGTACTTTAGCATTTATCATTCAATTAGGAATATTTATATATTATGTATACTATAAAGATTGGTTATTATTAAAAAAATTCTTTATACAGCCAGAGATTTATTTAATAGTAATAGCTATAAATCTAGCTATTGGATATATAGCGACATTAGGTCCAATAAGACAGGTTAATAAAGTAGGAATAACAGAAGCTATAAGTTCTGTTGAATAA
- a CDS encoding ABC transporter ATP-binding protein, with protein MKILETKSLKKYYGEGNNLVKAVDNVDLTVNEGEFVAIVGTSGSGKSTLLHMMGGLDKPTNGKVFIDEQDIYSMNSENLAIFRRRKIGFVFQSYNLVPVLNVWENITLPIELDIKKVDKEFVKDLMETLSIYDKKNSLPSQLSGGQQQRVAIARALATRPSIVLADEPTGNLDSKTSLEVINLLKYSVRKYYQTLVIITHDEKIAQMADRIVRIEDGMIVNREESSC; from the coding sequence ATGAAAATATTAGAAACTAAATCCTTAAAAAAGTATTATGGAGAAGGAAATAATCTAGTAAAAGCAGTAGATAATGTTGATTTAACAGTAAATGAAGGCGAATTTGTGGCTATAGTAGGTACATCGGGATCGGGAAAAAGTACTTTGTTACATATGATGGGGGGACTAGATAAACCTACAAATGGCAAAGTTTTTATAGATGAACAGGATATATACTCCATGAACAGTGAAAATTTAGCTATATTTAGAAGAAGAAAGATAGGATTTGTTTTTCAATCATATAACTTAGTACCAGTACTAAATGTATGGGAGAATATAACACTACCTATAGAATTAGATATAAAAAAAGTTGATAAAGAGTTTGTAAAAGACTTGATGGAAACTTTAAGTATATATGATAAGAAGAATTCTCTCCCAAGTCAACTATCAGGAGGACAACAGCAGCGTGTAGCCATAGCAAGAGCTCTTGCTACTAGACCGTCTATCGTATTAGCAGATGAACCTACTGGGAATCTTGATTCTAAGACAAGCTTAGAGGTAATAAATCTTTTAAAGTACTCTGTAAGAAAGTATTATCAAACATTAGTTATTATAACTCATGATGAAAAAATAGCACAAATGGCAGATAGAATAGTTAGAATAGAGGATGGAATGATAGTTAACAGGGAGGAATCTTCTTGTTAA
- a CDS encoding sensor histidine kinase, whose protein sequence is MIFKKEPLIKKLLTVLIISLVIIFSTLILSNYYFFKEVSKHELEIREEMIGKLSSIYPEKEKDIVKTLSSKSKSKKDYKNLGKNILKKYNYSSKIKRNMEYDFNNYFKDFLVKNLFIMIFIILINIILFVFIFKYFINKLEKVSFAIDRIMDGDFSMTVNIDKEGILSRLESQFYQMSKRLKLSLENLNSEKENIKSLVTDISHQIKTPISSIKLFNTLLTDNELEEQEKVEFLERTKEEVDKLEWLSNSLIKISRMEAGIIQLKKENKDIKKTILEAVNGIYLRALDSNIDINIMVDSINVYHDSKWTKEAIFNILENAVKYTHENGQIDITLEKLETYIKIDIEDNGIGIPSNEISNIFNRFYRGNLEKVRNSEGSGIGLYLSRKILEEQGGNVTVSSQENKGTKFTIFLTLQNCKVA, encoded by the coding sequence ATGATTTTCAAGAAAGAACCTTTAATTAAAAAATTACTTACTGTTTTAATAATTAGTTTAGTCATTATATTTTCTACACTAATACTCAGCAATTATTATTTTTTCAAGGAAGTAAGTAAACATGAATTAGAGATAAGAGAAGAGATGATAGGAAAGTTATCTAGTATCTATCCTGAAAAAGAAAAAGATATTGTAAAAACTTTATCTAGCAAGTCTAAGTCTAAAAAAGATTATAAAAATTTAGGAAAGAACATACTTAAAAAGTATAACTATAGTTCTAAAATAAAAAGGAATATGGAATATGATTTTAATAATTATTTTAAAGATTTTTTAGTTAAAAATCTATTTATTATGATCTTTATAATTCTCATTAATATTATTTTATTTGTATTTATATTTAAGTATTTTATAAATAAACTTGAGAAAGTCTCTTTCGCTATAGATAGAATTATGGATGGTGACTTTTCAATGACTGTAAACATAGATAAGGAAGGTATACTTTCTAGACTAGAATCTCAGTTTTATCAGATGTCAAAGAGACTAAAATTAAGTCTAGAAAATTTAAATAGTGAAAAAGAAAATATAAAATCTTTAGTTACGGATATTTCTCATCAAATTAAAACACCTATATCTTCTATAAAACTATTTAATACACTTTTAACAGATAATGAATTAGAGGAACAAGAAAAAGTGGAATTTTTAGAAAGAACAAAGGAGGAAGTAGACAAGCTTGAATGGTTGTCAAATTCTTTAATAAAAATATCGAGAATGGAAGCTGGAATTATACAACTTAAAAAAGAGAATAAAGATATAAAGAAAACTATACTTGAAGCTGTTAATGGAATATATTTAAGAGCTTTAGATAGTAATATAGATATTAATATTATGGTGGATAGTATCAATGTTTATCATGACTCTAAGTGGACTAAAGAAGCTATATTTAACATACTGGAAAATGCAGTTAAGTATACACATGAAAATGGGCAAATTGATATTACTTTAGAAAAACTTGAAACATATATAAAGATAGATATTGAAGATAATGGGATAGGAATTCCATCAAATGAAATTAGTAATATCTTTAATAGATTTTATAGAGGTAATTTAGAAAAAGTTAGAAATTCTGAAGGATCAGGGATAGGACTCTATCTTTCAAGAAAGATATTAGAAGAACAGGGTGGAAATGTGACAGTATCTTCTCAAGAAAATAAAGGTACAAAGTTTACAATTTTTTTAACTTTACAAAACTGTAAGGTAGCTTAA
- a CDS encoding response regulator transcription factor, with the protein MSNILLVEDDKSLNRGISFKLSKEGYNVFASENINEAKKVLNDENIDLIILDVGLPDGNGFDFCSEIRMISDVLIIFLTACDEEVDIVTGLDIGGDDYITKPFSLMILISKVNAFLRRNSLKVTKEIVSEDITLYDDVMKVFKDNEEVILSKTEFKLIKYLMTNSQQIITKEQLLTELWDIDGIFVEQNTVAVNIRRLREKIEDNPSKPKYIKTVRGIGYIWTERCVMK; encoded by the coding sequence ATGAGCAATATTTTACTAGTAGAAGATGATAAGTCTTTAAATAGAGGTATTAGCTTTAAACTATCAAAGGAAGGTTACAATGTTTTTGCAAGTGAAAATATAAATGAGGCAAAAAAAGTGCTTAATGATGAAAATATAGACTTAATTATATTAGATGTAGGACTTCCAGATGGAAATGGATTTGATTTTTGTAGTGAAATAAGAATGATAAGTGATGTACTTATAATATTCTTAACTGCATGTGATGAGGAAGTGGATATAGTCACTGGACTTGACATAGGTGGAGATGACTATATTACAAAGCCATTTAGTCTTATGATTCTCATATCAAAAGTAAATGCTTTTTTAAGAAGAAATTCACTTAAAGTTACTAAGGAAATAGTTTCAGAAGATATAACTTTGTATGATGATGTTATGAAAGTATTTAAAGATAATGAAGAAGTTATCTTAAGTAAAACAGAGTTTAAATTAATTAAATATCTTATGACTAACTCTCAACAAATAATAACAAAAGAACAATTATTAACAGAACTATGGGACATAGATGGTATATTTGTAGAACAAAACACAGTAGCAGTTAATATTAGAAGGCTTAGAGAAAAAATAGAGGACAACCCTTCTAAACCTAAATACATAAAAACTGTAAGAGGTATAGGTTATATTTGGACTGAAAGGTGTGTTATGAAATGA